TGTCGTCTTTAAAGCTGAGTGCCACATCGGGACTGCTTTTGATCGCATGTTTGCCCACCGGGTAGTCCTTGGGGAGGATGATGATAATTTCACGTGCCGGATAGCTTTTGGCTTTAGTATTCGAAGCGGGTCGATCGATGGCCGTAATCTGTACGGCATCAAGTTGTTGAACGCCGACTTTTACCTGGTCTATCAGTCGGGAAGTGGCAATGAAATCCTCGATGGGTGTACCAGTGTTGGCGAAAGCCTTCGCAGTAACATAGTTACCTGGGGCAAAGCTGATTTGTTTGATTACAGCGTTCATGAATAGGATCTCCGTTCACTAAAAGGAAGTATCCAAAGGCCGTCCGACCCTAACTCTGGATGCACCATGGAAGCGTTTTCCTGACGGGTTGTAAACTGTCAAACCTGACAGGTTACAGCTGTCAAAATCTGTGAATGGATGGCCTCAGCATGCAGGCACAAAACGCTGGTATCCAGGCTGAACAGAGCAGGGGGCGGTCGTCAGCTGAACAAACCGGCGGCAATGTTGATGGAAAACCCCAATATCGCCGTGTTGAACACAAACCCGATCAACGATTGCGCTAGCACGATCTTGCGCAATTCCCGCGTGGCGACGCCGACATCCGCGGTCTGCACCGCCACGCCGATGGTGAACGAGAAGTACAGGAAGTCCCAGTAATTGGGGGTTGTCAGCCCTTCGGCAAATCGCAGCGCAGGTTCCTTGCCTTCCCAGGTGTAATACAACCGGGCGTAATGCACGCTGAAGATCACCCCGATCAACAGCCACGAGCCGATCACGGTCATCCCGGTAAAGCCGTAGTGCAACAGCCGGTGATAGGTGTCCAGATCTTTGCTGCCTGCTAGTTGGAGGGTGATGGCGGCGAGGCTGGCCAGTGCAGCCATGCTCACGGTGAACAGCACCAGCCCGGCGTTTTCGTCCTCGACTTCGGCGATGCGTTTCACGTCGTCGGCTTTGGAACGCATGGTCAGCCAGATGATCAGGGCCAGATACGTCCAGACCCCGGCATTCCAGCCGATGAGGATTTTGCCGAGGATCGAGTCGGCCGGAGCCAGAATGCCTGCCGCGACGCCAAGGGTGGCGGCGGCGGACAGGCGAGGGTGGGTGCGGGCGAGGAAGGGCATGGAGACTCACTTTGATGGTGCGTTCCAGCACCATAGCGCACGCGACGTCGCTTTTGTAGGAGCTGCCGAAGGCTCGGGCCGCGTTCGGACGGTCTTTTGATCTTGATCTTTAAAAGCAAAGTCAAAAGATCGCAGCCTGCGGCAGCTCCTACAGGTGGAGTCAGTGGGGTTTGGCGGATTTGCGCACCCACTTCATCACCACCACAAAAAACACCGGTACAAACACCACCGCCAATGTCGCCGTGATCATCCCGCCGATCACCCCGGTGCCGATCGCCTGCTGGCTTGCGGAACTGGCCCCGGTAGCAATCGCCAACGGCACCACCCCAAGAATGAACGCCAGCGATGTCATCACAATCGGCCGCAACCGCAGGCGCGCCGCTTGCAGCGTGGCATCGATCAGGTCATGACCTTCGTCATACAGGCTTTTGGCGAACTCGATGATCAGGATTGCGTTCTTCGCCGACAGGCCAATGATGGTGATCAGCCCGACCTTGAAGAACACGTCATTGGGCATCCCGCGCAGGGTCACAGCCAGGACCGCGCCGAGCACACCCAGCGGCACCACCAGCAGCACCGAGGTCGGAATCGACCAACTCTCATACAGCGCCGCCAGGCACAGGAACACGATCAGCAGCGACAGACCGAGCAGCATCGGCGCCTGACTACCGGACAAGCGTTCCTGCAACGACAACCCGGTCCATTCCTGGCCCAACCCCGCCGGGC
The Pseudomonas sp. GR 6-02 genome window above contains:
- a CDS encoding DUF1345 domain-containing protein, giving the protein MPFLARTHPRLSAAATLGVAAGILAPADSILGKILIGWNAGVWTYLALIIWLTMRSKADDVKRIAEVEDENAGLVLFTVSMAALASLAAITLQLAGSKDLDTYHRLLHYGFTGMTVIGSWLLIGVIFSVHYARLYYTWEGKEPALRFAEGLTTPNYWDFLYFSFTIGVAVQTADVGVATRELRKIVLAQSLIGFVFNTAILGFSINIAAGLFS